The Planctomycetaceae bacterium nucleotide sequence GGCGCAGATGATGGTCACACCGCGTTCCTTGTTGAGGCGTCTGAGGATATCGTGAATCTCCGAGCCGGTCCGCAGATCGAGGTTTCCGGTCGGTTCGTCGCAGAGCAGGATGGAGGGCTGGTTGGCCATTCCGCGGGCGATGGCGGTTCGCTGCTGCTGTCCGCCGGACATTTCGATGGGTTTGTGGAACCACCGATCGGCCAGCCCGACCATCGCCAGCAGTTCCATGCCGCGGTCCCGGGCGGTGTCGACGTCGGTTCCGGCGAAGGCCATCGGCACGGTGACGTTTTCCAGGCAGGTCATGTACTGCACGAGGTTGTAGGTCTGGAAGATGTACCCGATTTTGCGGCAGCGCAGGAACGCCAGTTCGATGGCGTTGAGCTGGGCGACGTCCACCTCGTCGATGAACACGCGCCCGCTGGTGGGGCTGTCGAGCCCGCCGACCATGTTGAAGAACGTGCTCTTGCCCGATCCGGAAGGTCCCATGACGCAGATGAACTCGCCGCGGTAGAGTTCGATGTCGATGCCCCGCAGCGCCTCGGTCACCACCTCGCCCATGCGGTAGTGCTTCTTGAGATTCCGCGTGCGGATCAGCACGCCGCGCGTCGCGACGTCCGGCGCGTGGGCCTTGGTTGTCGATGCTTCTGTCATACGCCTTCCAACCCTTGCTGTTAGCTATTCGATCCGCATGGCTTCCATCGGGGCCAGCCGCGCCGCCGCCCACGCCGGGTACACCGCCGCCAGGGCGGAAATTCCCAGCCCCACCACCATCGAAACCCCCGCCATCTGGAACATCTGTCCCCAGGGCAGATGCTCCAGCGCCATCATGCCGTAGCTGCCCGCCGCGCGAACCATCCCCAGCAGCAGACCCAGCGCCGCCCCGATCAACCCGCCCACGACGCCCTGGAGGCACGACTCAAGCACAAAGTTCACCATGATGAACCCGTCGGTGGCGCCCAGGCACTTCATTGTGGCGATCTCGCGAAACCGCTCCGTCACGCTCATCAGCATGGCGTTGGCGATCCCGACGATGCACACGATGAAACTGACCACGATCAACCACAACGTCCGGGCACTGAAGCCGGCGAACAATTCGTCCGAGCTCGCGCTGGCCGCCTGACCCACCGTCGCCTCCAGCTCCGACAGGTGCGTCTGTTCCAGGCGGTCCTGCGACACCTCCGCCACTCGCTGGACCGACAGACCCATCGGCGAGAGCCCGGCAATCTTGCCGATCTCCTCGTCAAACCACACCGCGCCCTGTTCGCTGCTGATCTCTTTGAACAACTCGGTCTCGTTGACCATCCACCGCTCGTGGGGCTTGAGCCGCAACCGCAATGCCGCCTGCTGACGAACCAGCGGAACCGTCAGCAGCGAGGCGATCTCCTGTGCCGCCGCCGTCCTCTGCGCCAGAGCGTGAATGACCGCGGGCTTGAGATCCTTGTCCTCGTCGACGGCTTTGACCATCGCCGCCTCCAGCGTCCGGAGCCTGGCGGCCAGGTCGTCGGACTGCTGGTGCAACTGCCCGCGCAGGTCCTGGGGGCCGGCCTTGTCCAGGGCCTCGATGAGTCCCTGGCGGCTTCGGATCATCATGTCGACCACGCCGGTCTGCGGCGTCGCAGCGCTGCCGAGGTTCGCCCGGTCCGCACGGAGCTGGGCGAGTTGGCTTTGCCACAGGGCCCGAAGCTCACCGGGCTCGGTGGTGTCGATCTCGAAAAGGGCGTAGATCGCCATCGCCAGACCGTGGCGGACCTGCGCGATCTCCTCGATGTGCAGTGCCTGGCGGACCTTGTCCAAGGCGTTCTGGCGACCCTGGATAATGCGCATCCGCGGCGGTTTGGTGCGGCTGTACACGTCCATGAAATATCGGAAGACCGCCAGTTCGGTGACGGTGCCGCTTTGAACCTCTTTGAGCAGGGCCTGGTGCCGGGCTTTGGCCTGGGGGTCCTTGTCGTCGGCGATATCGTCGGCGAGTTCCTTCTTCATCCATTCCATCGCCGCGACGGTCTTTTCCATCACGCGTTTGTTGCGCTCGAGGATCTTGGCCATGCGGTCGAACCCCTCGGTCGTTTCGATGCTGGCATAGGGGTCATTGGGATTTTCCTCGCCGAGCAGTTCGAGGCGGTCCTTGGGATTGAGGTTGCCGAAGAAGGTGTCATACCCCTCCTGCCACCGCGCCACGTTGACCAGGCGCCGCACGACGCTGTCGTCCATCTTGCCGCCCCACTCGGCCAGCGAGGTCCAACTGATCTCGCCCATGACGGCCGCGGCCAGATCCACCGTCAACTGCGCCTGAGTCAGGGGCACCTGCGTCAAGGCCAGGTCGCGGATCTGGCGATCGGAGAGGTTCTGGGGTTTGTAGCCTCGGGCGGCGTCGGTCTGCTGAACCAGCCACTGCGCCCCGTCGGCGGTGGCGGTCTGCTGATAGAGCATCTGGGCATTGACGGAGCCGGCTTTTTCTTCGCAGCGGCTGGCGAGCATGGCCTTGAGGTAGGATGAGCCGAGCTTCTGGGCGATGGTGTCGGCGTCGCGCGCCAGGGCGGCCTGCACGCGGACGGTCTGGAGTTCCTCGCCGGTCATCATGAACCCCAGCGGGGCGAGCTTTGCGGGCAGGGAGTCGTCGGCCGTCGCCAGCGCCAGTCGCGGCGGGTTGTTGTTGAACAGCACCGCCGCCTGCAGGACGGCGTCGGCGTGTCCCTTGAGCACTTTCTGGCGCAGCGGGATGGTGCGATGCCAGTCGGCGACGAACTGCTTGAGGCCCTCGGGCAGCTTCTTTCCGATGCGTGTGGCCTCGACTTCACAATGCTTGTATTTTTCCGGATCGGCGAGGGTGACGATAATGTCGCTGCCTCGGACGCTGCCGACCAGCGGGCGGAGCAGCCCCTCGGTCAGGGTCTCGAAGTAGGTCATGACGCCGGTCCTGGGATCGATCTGGCGGCGTGCCACGTCGGTCAGTTGGTCCAGTTCGGCGTCGGAAAGTTTGCCCCAGGTTTTCAGTTCGTCCAGGCGGCGATGGGTCAGGGCCACCGTCGCCGCGTCCACGTGCGAGCCCTTGGCCTGGGAACGGCGCAGGGTGTCGTCAAGGCGGTAGAGTTCTTCGGTCAGGTCCTTTTCCTTCATGGGCGTGGCCAGGCGGCTGACCCACAGCAGGAATAACCGCCGCGGGGCGGTCTGGCGCTCGATGGCCACCGAGACCTCGCGGGCGGTGGTGCCCTCGGCCAGGATGGTCATCAGGAACGCCACTGCCAGGGCGATGATGACGACCGTGATCGCCGCGCGGAAGAGGCGAAACCGCACGCCGGACAGGACCAGCTCCACGCACTTGGAC carries:
- a CDS encoding ABC transporter ATP-binding protein, with the translated sequence MTEASTTKAHAPDVATRGVLIRTRNLKKHYRMGEVVTEALRGIDIELYRGEFICVMGPSGSGKSTFFNMVGGLDSPTSGRVFIDEVDVAQLNAIELAFLRCRKIGYIFQTYNLVQYMTCLENVTVPMAFAGTDVDTARDRGMELLAMVGLADRWFHKPIEMSGGQQQRTAIARGMANQPSILLCDEPTGNLDLRTGSEIHDILRRLNKERGVTIICATHDHRLINMADRIMWVRDGQVERIANRSDVTVETGAIGGHENE
- a CDS encoding FtsX-like permease family protein; the encoded protein is MNALDVRQQVRLPLSKCVELVLSGVRFRLFRAAITVVIIALAVAFLMTILAEGTTAREVSVAIERQTAPRRLFLLWVSRLATPMKEKDLTEELYRLDDTLRRSQAKGSHVDAATVALTHRRLDELKTWGKLSDAELDQLTDVARRQIDPRTGVMTYFETLTEGLLRPLVGSVRGSDIIVTLADPEKYKHCEVEATRIGKKLPEGLKQFVADWHRTIPLRQKVLKGHADAVLQAAVLFNNNPPRLALATADDSLPAKLAPLGFMMTGEELQTVRVQAALARDADTIAQKLGSSYLKAMLASRCEEKAGSVNAQMLYQQTATADGAQWLVQQTDAARGYKPQNLSDRQIRDLALTQVPLTQAQLTVDLAAAVMGEISWTSLAEWGGKMDDSVVRRLVNVARWQEGYDTFFGNLNPKDRLELLGEENPNDPYASIETTEGFDRMAKILERNKRVMEKTVAAMEWMKKELADDIADDKDPQAKARHQALLKEVQSGTVTELAVFRYFMDVYSRTKPPRMRIIQGRQNALDKVRQALHIEEIAQVRHGLAMAIYALFEIDTTEPGELRALWQSQLAQLRADRANLGSAATPQTGVVDMMIRSRQGLIEALDKAGPQDLRGQLHQQSDDLAARLRTLEAAMVKAVDEDKDLKPAVIHALAQRTAAAQEIASLLTVPLVRQQAALRLRLKPHERWMVNETELFKEISSEQGAVWFDEEIGKIAGLSPMGLSVQRVAEVSQDRLEQTHLSELEATVGQAASASSDELFAGFSARTLWLIVVSFIVCIVGIANAMLMSVTERFREIATMKCLGATDGFIMVNFVLESCLQGVVGGLIGAALGLLLGMVRAAGSYGMMALEHLPWGQMFQMAGVSMVVGLGISALAAVYPAWAAARLAPMEAMRIE